Below is a genomic region from Acidimicrobiales bacterium.
AGCCCGAGCACGGGCGCGAGCTGGCGCGCCTCCCCCGCCGGATCGGTCACCTGGTGGGGATCGGCGTACACGGTCGTGAGCGGCACCGACAGAGCCAGGACGTTGCCGGAGCGATCGAGGATCGAGCCGCGCAGGGCGGGCAGGGTCAGCTCACGCGTGCGCTCGGAGACGCCGTAGGCGGCGTACCGGGAAGCCTGCAGGGCCTGAACCTGCACCAGCCGGACCACCACGATCGAGAAGACCAGGCACGTCACCGCCATCACCGCGCCGACGCGGCGCGACGACAGCTGAGTCGCCGGCCGCCGGGGCGGCCGCCGGGGCGGCGGGGTGTGGCGGCGCAGGGTCCCGGATCCCGCCGAACCCGGCGGGGTCATGGCGGGGTGGTGGCGGTCGTCGAGGTGGTCGGGGACTGAGAGGAGGTCGAGGACTTGGAGCTGGTGGAGGACCTGGACGCGGTGGACGACGACGCGGTCGTCGGCGTGGTGGCGGACTGGGCCCGCACGAGCGGGCCGTGGTGGCCGGGGACCAGGTAGGTGATGCTCGGCGGGGACACCATCCCGAGCTGCTTCTGGGCGTCGGAGACCACCCGCTCCGGGGCCTGGAGCTGGGCCACCTGGAGACGGAGCTGGTCGTTCACCGAGCGGGCGGCGTCGATACGCGAGCTCAGCGCCGCCAGCTGGAACTGCTGCTGCGCCAGCACCACGTGCACCACCACGACGGCGAACAGGCCGAGGGCGGCCAGGACGGCCGCACCGCCGACCAGCAGGCGCCGGCGGCGGCGGCGGGCCGCGGGCGAGAGCTCGGCGCGGCCGACGACCCGGAGGGGCGGGGGCGCCGGGCGCGGACGCGCCGGGGCCGGGACCGGGGACCGCCGGAGACGGGGGGGCGCGGGGCGCTGGGTGGCGGTCACGCCGCCGGCGCCGCCGACCACTCGACGGCGCGGAGCCGCGCCGCGCTGGCTCGGGGGTTGGCCTCCACCTCGGCGGCGCCGGCCTTGCGGGCGCCGCGGTTGAGGAGGCGGGCGCGGGGGCGGGCCCCACAGACGCACGGTAGGCCGGGCGGGCACACGCAGCCTCCCGTGGCCCAGTGGGAGAAGCGGGCCTTGACCAGCCGGTCCTCGCCGGAGTGGTAGGCGATCACGCACACCCGCCCGGAGGGGACGATCACTTCCGGGACGGCGTAGAGGGCCGCCGCCAGCTGATCCAGCTCTCCGTTCACCTCGACCCGCACCGCCTGGAACACCCGGGCGGCGGGGTGGCCCCGCCGGCGGGCCGGGGCGGGGACGGCGGCGGCCACCACCTCGGCCAGCTGACTGGTGTCCTGGATGGGCCGGGCCCGGACGACGGCGCGGGCGATCCTCCGGGCCAGGCGGCCCTCCCCGCTGGCCGCGAACAGAGCCGCCAGCTCGGCCTCGGGATACCCGTTCACGACAT
It encodes:
- the rsmH gene encoding 16S rRNA (cytosine(1402)-N(4))-methyltransferase RsmH: MVEDPYSARFHPCQPGRNPGDALLIEGLQMAQDFTHSPVMVAEVVELFSPVPPGAVVDATIGGGGHAEAILEAHPGLSVLGLDRDPDALVAAGARLGRFGPRVELLHAPFDSLAERAGAWSARTGLAVVGVLFDLGVSSPQLDRPERGFSYRAGGPLDMRMDPTAALTAADVVNGYPEAELAALFAASGEGRLARRIARAVVRARPIQDTSQLAEVVAAAVPAPARRRGHPAARVFQAVRVEVNGELDQLAAALYAVPEVIVPSGRVCVIAYHSGEDRLVKARFSHWATGGCVCPPGLPCVCGARPRARLLNRGARKAGAAEVEANPRASAARLRAVEWSAAPAA